In Candidatus Aminicenantes bacterium, a single genomic region encodes these proteins:
- a CDS encoding oligopeptide transporter, OPT family, whose amino-acid sequence MSNEFKPYVSADKNLKEFTVRALLIGLFLAVLLGAANAYLGLKAGMTIAATYPAAVLGMALLRLFKDHNIIEENFTRTVGSIGESVAAGAIFTLPAFLIAGVWSPEFFGSVSGWLKSTVIMMVGGIVGIMFVTLLRRVMVEDPELKFPESVAASEIHKAGRGGATGAKYLFYAMGIGGFIELLKGFNLLAAKWEKFSAFASKLIPRTNIGENFKGVATGGGFMWKTPALSPAFLGVGYIIGPRLAALNFAGGVLSWGLFVPLLTLLLAPQYAPAVNAGLLTWTAVTTVIFQNIVKTVAIGGMLMSAAYTLFKMRKSLINGIGRSVNDVKKAATSKQATLRTDKDINIKIVFSVLLGMAVITFIVYWWFMGFSSTNLAPALVAALVMLVAGFFFAAVSGYLVGLIGSSNNPISGLTLSTLVIAAILMVILGAKGIPGVTAVLAVAGVICVSSAVAGEMLQDLKVGHILGGTPWKMQSGNLIGVIVSALVMWIPLFILNAGDLKMAALKGYKGGFGGEVLAAPQAGLMANLSRGIVGGEMVWPLIVVGILMAVGFILVQVKSPMLVCVGMYLSFDTVAAIFVGGIIRWVVDAIIARRKYNDNQKSRIENRGVLLASGLIAGEALIG is encoded by the coding sequence ATGAGCAATGAGTTCAAACCGTACGTTTCCGCGGACAAGAACCTGAAGGAATTCACCGTCCGGGCCCTGTTGATCGGCCTCTTCCTGGCTGTGCTGCTGGGGGCGGCCAACGCCTACCTGGGTTTGAAGGCCGGCATGACCATCGCCGCCACCTACCCGGCCGCCGTTCTGGGCATGGCCCTGCTGCGGTTGTTCAAAGATCACAATATCATCGAGGAGAACTTCACCCGTACCGTCGGCTCCATCGGCGAGTCGGTGGCCGCCGGCGCCATCTTCACCCTGCCGGCCTTCCTGATCGCCGGCGTCTGGTCGCCGGAGTTCTTCGGCAGCGTCAGCGGCTGGCTGAAGTCCACCGTCATCATGATGGTCGGCGGCATCGTGGGCATCATGTTCGTCACCCTGCTGCGCCGGGTGATGGTCGAAGACCCCGAGCTGAAGTTCCCCGAATCGGTCGCGGCTTCCGAGATCCACAAGGCCGGCCGTGGCGGCGCCACCGGCGCAAAATATCTCTTCTACGCCATGGGCATCGGCGGCTTCATCGAGCTGCTCAAGGGCTTCAACCTGCTGGCCGCTAAATGGGAAAAATTCAGCGCCTTCGCCTCAAAGCTCATCCCGCGCACCAACATTGGTGAGAATTTCAAGGGCGTCGCCACCGGCGGCGGCTTCATGTGGAAAACGCCGGCTCTGAGCCCCGCCTTCCTGGGTGTTGGCTACATCATCGGCCCGCGCCTGGCCGCCCTGAACTTCGCCGGCGGTGTCCTCTCCTGGGGCCTGTTCGTGCCTTTGCTGACGCTGCTGCTGGCGCCGCAGTACGCGCCGGCCGTCAACGCCGGACTGCTCACCTGGACCGCGGTTACCACCGTGATCTTCCAGAACATCGTCAAAACCGTGGCCATCGGCGGCATGCTGATGAGCGCGGCGTACACCCTGTTCAAGATGCGCAAGAGCCTGATCAACGGCATCGGCCGCTCGGTAAACGACGTCAAGAAGGCGGCCACCAGCAAGCAAGCCACGCTGCGCACCGACAAGGACATCAACATCAAGATCGTTTTTTCTGTCCTGCTGGGTATGGCCGTGATTACCTTCATCGTCTACTGGTGGTTCATGGGCTTCAGCTCCACCAACCTGGCGCCGGCGCTGGTGGCCGCGCTGGTCATGCTGGTCGCCGGTTTCTTTTTCGCTGCCGTTTCTGGCTACCTGGTCGGCCTGATCGGCTCCTCGAACAACCCCATCTCGGGCTTGACCCTTTCCACTCTGGTCATCGCCGCCATCCTGATGGTGATTCTCGGTGCCAAGGGCATCCCGGGGGTGACCGCCGTCCTGGCAGTCGCCGGCGTCATCTGCGTCTCTTCCGCCGTGGCCGGCGAGATGCTGCAGGACCTGAAAGTCGGCCATATCCTGGGCGGCACCCCCTGGAAGATGCAGTCCGGCAACCTGATCGGCGTCATCGTCTCCGCCCTGGTGATGTGGATCCCGCTGTTCATCCTCAACGCCGGCGACCTGAAGATGGCCGCCCTGAAGGGCTATAAAGGCGGCTTCGGCGGCGAGGTGCTGGCCGCGCCGCAAGCCGGCCTGATGGCCAACCTTTCGCGGGGCATCGTCGGCGGCGAGATGGTCTGGCCGCTGATCGTGGTCGGCATCCTGATGGCCGTGGGCTTCATCCTGGTCCAGGTCAAGAGCCCGATGCTGGTGTGCGTCGGCATGTACCTCTCGTTCGATACCGTGGCCGCCATCTTTGTCGGCGGCATCATCCGCTGGGTCGTCGACGCCATCATCGCCCGCCGCAAGTACAACGACAACCAGAAGTCGCGCATCGAGAACCGCGGCGTATTGCTGGCTTCGGGGCTGATCGCCGGCGAGGCGCTGATCGG
- a CDS encoding zinc ribbon domain-containing protein encodes MALITCPECKKEISDTAKSCPSCGYELKASEKQLCPKCNIEAIAVKKKNQVSIGGILGALIFIIAIPILFYNWLIGIAAMILGAIIGSVARGEYIEMTCPKCKKVISKIQ; translated from the coding sequence ATGGCTTTAATCACTTGCCCTGAATGTAAAAAAGAAATTTCTGACACGGCGAAATCCTGTCCATCGTGCGGATATGAATTAAAAGCATCGGAAAAACAATTATGCCCGAAATGCAATATTGAGGCGATTGCAGTTAAGAAAAAAAACCAAGTCTCTATAGGTGGAATTCTTGGAGCATTAATTTTCATAATTGCAATTCCCATTTTGTTTTATAATTGGCTAATTGGAATTGCTGCCATGATTTTGGGAGCAATTATTGGGTCAGTAGCGCGAGGCGAATATATAGAGATGACTTGCCCAAAATGTAAAAAAGTAATCAGTAAAATTCAGTAA